The DNA window GATGTACGCATGGCTGTTCATGCGCTTCTCGGGTCTTGCACTCGTCGTGCTCGTCCTGGGCCACATGTTCATCATGTTGATGCTCGACGAGGGCGTACACCGGATCAACTTCGCGTTCGTCGCCGGACGCTGGTCCAGCCCGTTCTGGCAGTTCTGGGACCTGACCATGCTGTGGCTGGCTCAACTGCATGGCGGCAACGGACTACGGACGATCATCGCGGACTACTCCCGCAAGGACTCGACGCGATTCTGGCTGACGACATTGCTCGTCCTGTCGATGGTTCTCATCATGGGACTGGGCACCTACGTCATCTTCACCTTCGATCCGAACATCTCGGCGAGCTAAGGGAACTGAAGTATTCATGCAGGAACATCGTTATGACGTGCTCATCGTCGGCGCCGGCGGCGCAGGTATGCGAGCAGCCATCGAAGCCGGCCCGCAGGCCCGCACCGCGGTACTGACCAAGCTCTACCCGACGCGCTCGCACACCGGAGCGGCCCAGGGCGGAATGTGCGCCGCCCTGGCCAACGTCGAGGAAGACAACTGGGAGTGGCACACCTTCGACACCGTCAAGGGCGGCGACTACCTCGCCGATCAGGACGCGGTCGAGATCATGGCCAAGGAGGCGATCGACGCCGTTCTCGATCTCGAGAAGATGGGTCTTCCCTTCAACCGGACACCCGAGGGCAAGATCGATCAGCGTCGCTTCGGCGGCCACACGCGTGACCACGGCAAGGCGCCCGTTCGCCGTGCGTGCTACGCGGCCGACCGCACCGGCCACATGATCCTCCAGACGCTCTACCAGAACTGCGTCAAGCACGACGTCGAGTTCTACAACGAGTTCTACGCTCTCGATCTGTGTCTCACCGAGACCGACAACGGTCCTGTTGCGACCGGCATCATCGCCTACGAGCTCTCGACCGGCGAACTGCACATCTTCCACGCCAAGTCGATCGTGTTCGCTACCGGCGGTTCAGGTCGCATGTACAAGACCACGTCCAACGCGCACACCCTGACCGGTGACGGCATGGGCATCGTCTTCCGCAAGGGGCTTCCCCTCGAAGACATGGAGTTCCACCAGTTCCACCCGACAGGTCTCGCCGGCCTCGGCATCCTGATCTCCGAGGCGGTTCGAGGCGAGGGTGGAATCCTTCGCAACGAGTCGGGCGAACGCTTCATGGAGCGCTACGCCCCCACCATCAAGGACCTGGCACCGCGCGACATCGTCGCGCGATCGATGGTTCTCGAGGTTCTCGAAGGCCGCGGCGGCGGACCGAACAAGGACTACGTCTACATCGACGTCACGCACATTCCCGAGGAAGTTCTCGACGAGAAGCTCCCCGACATCATGGAGTTCTCACGCACCTACCTCGGCGTGGACCCGGTCAAGGAGCCCGTGCCGGTCTACCCGACGTGCCACTACGTCATGGGCGGCATTCCGACCAAGATCAACGGTGAAGTTCTCCGCACCAACGACGACCACGTTCCCGGCCTGTACGCAGCAGGCGAGTGCGCGTGCGTGTCGGTGCACGGAGCCAACCGTCTCGGGACCAACTCGCTACTCGACATCAACGTCTTCGGACGTCGCGCCGGAATCGCGGCTGCGAAGTACGCCAACTCGGTCGACTTCACTCCGTTGCCCGACGAGCCCGCGAAGATGGTCCAGGATTGGCTCGAGCTCGTATTGTCGGACCACGGCCACGAGCGCGTCGCCGACATCCGCAGCGAACTCCAGCAGTCGATGGACAACAACGCGTCGGTCTTCCGCACCGAAGAGCGCCTCGAGACCGCACTCAAGGACGTCCGCGCTCTCAAGGAGCGGTACAACCACATAACCGTGCAGGACAAGGGTGCTCGCTACAACAGTGATCTCCTCGAAGCCGTCGAACTGGGATTCCTGCTCGAGATGGCGGAAGTCACCGTCGTCGGTGCACTCAACCGCAAGGAGTCGCGCGGCGGACACGCTCGCGAGGACTACCCGGACCGCAACGACGCCGAGTACATGAAGCACACCATGGCCTACAAAGAAGGCGTTGGTCTGCTCACCGACATCCGTCTGGAGTACAAGCCGGTAATCCAGACCCGCTACGAGCCGATGGAGCGGAAGTACTGATATGAGCGCCCCCACTCTCGACAAAGCCGACCAGTCGCCCGATCTGCCCGTGCCCAACGGTTCGGTGATGGTGACCCTCAAGATCGCTCGCTTCAACCCCGAGAGCGGTGACGGTCAGCGCTGGGACAGCTTTCAGGTTCCGACGCTGCCGACGGACCGCCTGCTGAACCTGCTGCACTACGTCAAGGGGTATCTCGACGGAACGCTGACCTTCCGCCGCTCGTGCGCGCACGGCGTCTGCGGAAGCGATGCGATGCGCATCAACGGTGTCAACCGTCTCGCCTGCAAGGTGCTGATGCGCGACATGCTGCCGAAGGATTCCTCGAAGACGCTGACCATCACGATCGAACCCATCAGGGGCCTGCCGGTCGAGAAGGATCTCATCGTCGACATGGAGCCGTTCTTCGACGCGTTCCGTGCGGTCAAGCCGTTCCTGATGACGACCGGCAACGAGCCGACCCGCGAGCGGATCCAGTCCGCAGCCGACCGCGCTCGCTTCGACGACACGACCAAGTGCATCCTGTGCGCATGCTGCACAACCTCGTGCCCCGTCTACTGGAGTGACGGCAGCTACTTCGGTCCGGCTGCCATCGTCAATGCACACCGGTTCATCTTCGACAGCCGCGACGAAGGTGCATCCGAGCGTCTCGACATCCTCAACGATGTCGAGGGTGTGTGGCGCTGCCGTACGACATTCAACTGCACCGACGCATGCCCCCGTGGCATCCAGGTGACCAAAGCGATTCAGGAGGTCAAGCGCGCGCTGTTGTTCGCTCGCTAGACCTCACTGCTCGTCCACACGAATGGGCCACTGCAACCGCAGTGGCCCATTCGTGCGTTCGGTGTCTCCCCGCGCCCGACGCCCGGTCAGGCGCGGGAAGGCCAGCTCACGCCCAACCGAACGTCCGGGGCTCCAAGCCGCGCAGCATCGGCCGTGTCGTCGTCGAGTTCCTGCTGCGAATCGCGTTCTGCCTGCACTCGTAGCCGATAGTGTTCGATCTCCTCGGACACGTGCTGATCGTCCCATCCCAGAACCGGTGCCACGAGGCGCGCGACTTCGACCGCTGCGGCGTCACCGCGGTCCGGAACCTCGATCGAAATGCGGGTACGACGAGTGAGGATGTCGTCCAGATGCTGCGCGCCCTCGTGGCTCGCCGCGTAGACCACCTCGGCACGCAGGTACTCCGGAGCACTCTCCAACGGTGTGCCGAGCTCCGGATCCCTCTCGATCATGTCCAGCAGTTCGGTGGTCAGCGTGCCGTACCTGCCCAGCAGATGCTCGATGCGTGAGACTCGCATGCCGGTACGTTCGGCCGTCAGAGAGCGAGAATTGTAGGCACCGAGGTATCCGTCGGCTCCGACGAGCGGAATGCTCTCGGTGACGCACTTGGGCACGTTCCGCTCCAGGCCGTGCACCGCCGAGTCGACCGCGTCCTTGGCCATCACGCGGTAGGTGGTGTACTTGCCGCCCGCGATGACAGTCAGGCCACGTACCGGGCTGGAGACAGCGTGTTCCCGCGAAAGCGTACTGGTGGAGTCGGATTCACCGAACAGCAAAGGCCGCAATCCCGCGTACACGCCGACGACGTCGTCGCGATCGAGAGGATCGGCCAACAGTTTGTTGACGTGCCCGAGGATGTAGTCGATGTCGCTGCGGCTCGCAGCCGGGTGCGCAAGGTCGAGCTTCCAGTCCGTGTCGGTGGTGCCGATGATCCAGTGACTTCCCCAGGGAATGACGAACAGCAGAGACTTCTCGGTCCGGGTGATGATGCCGGTGGCACTGTTGATTCGATTGCGCGGCACCACAAGATGCACGCCCTTCGACGCTCGCACCTGGAATTGTCCTCGACCTCCGACCATCTGCTGAACCTCGTCGGTCCACACCCCCGCGGCATTGATCACCTGCTTCGCCCTCACTTCGAAGGCACGACCAGTCTCGAGATCACATGCGAGAACACCGACGACCTTGTCGTCTTCCCGTATGAAGCCGGTGACGCGAGCACTGTTGGCGCACAGTGCACCGTAGGCAGCGGCTGTGCGTGCGAGCATCATCGTGTGACGGGCGTCGTCGACCTGGCCTTCGTAGAACTTCACTGCTCCACGGATAGCCGAACGCTTGCCGGACGGGAACGATTCGAGGGTCTTCTTCTTGCCGAGATGCTTGTGGTGTCCTGGAACGCCACGCCCGGCTCCCATGACGTCGTACACGCCGATGCCGAGTCCGACGTAGCCGCGATCGATGACCTTCTCGAGCGGGTAGATGAAGGGAACCGGACGAGCAAGGTGCGGACACAAGGTGTTCAACACCAGCGAACGCTCCCTCAAGGCCTCGAACACCAGAGAGAAGTTGAACTGTTCCAGGTACCGCAACCCGCCGTGGAATAGCTTGCTCGAGCGGCTGGAGGTGCCGGCTGCGTAGTCACGAGCCTCGAGCAACCCGACCTTCAGCCCACGTGTCACAGCATCCAATGCTGTGCCCGCGCCGACGACCCCGCCGCCGATGACCAGAATGTCGAGCTCCTCGGATTCCATTCGGGCGAGGGACTCGGTACGTGCCGCCGGCGACAGTACCGTCGTGGTGGAACTCATTCTTCATCAACCCAATCCAAAGTTCGCGTTACTGCTTTCTTCCATCCGGCGTAGAGCTTCGCCCGTTGGTCCTCGTCCATCGACGGTGTCCAGGTCTTGTCCTCGGCCCAGTTCTCGCGAATGTCCTCTTCGCTCGCCCAGTAACCGACAGCGAGGCCGGCGGCGTATGCCGCTCCCAGAGCGGTGGTTTCGGCAACGACAGGCCGCACCACGTCGACGCCCAGAATGTCCGCCTGGAACTGCATCAACAGCTCGTTGACGACCATGCCTCCGTCGACCTTGAGCACCTCCAGATCGACACCGGAGTCGGCATTCATGGCCTCGATGACCTCGCGCGTCTGATATGCGGTGGCCTCGAGGACCGCCCGTGCGAGATGACCCTTGTTGACGAACCGCGTCAACCCCACGATCGCACCGCGCGCGTCGGCCCGCCAATGCGGTGCGAACAGCCCGGAGAACGCGGGAACGAAGTACGCGCCGCCGTTGTCCTCCACCGAGCGTGCATCGGTCTCGATGTCGGCCGCATCGGAGATCATGCCCAGGTTGTCGCGAAGCCATTGCACCAACGAGCCGGTGACGGCGATGGACCCTTCGAGGGCGTAGATCGTCGGTTGGTCACCGATCTTGTAGCAGACCGTCGTCAGTAGTCCGTTCTTACTCATCACCTTTTCGGTTCCGGTGTTGAGCAACACAAAATTTCCAGTGCCGTACGTGTTCTTGGCTTCACCCGGAGACAGGCACGCCTGACCGAAGGTCGCTGCTTGCTGATCTCCCAGGATGCCTGCGATGGGCACGCCACGGAACGGTCCGCGTTCACGACCGGTGCCGTATACCTCGGAGCTGGACTTGATTTCGGGCAGCATCGAGACCGGGATACCCATGTCGGCGCAGATGCCTTCGTCCCACTGCAAGGTGTCCAGATCCATCAGAAGCGTACGGGAGGCATTGGTCGGGTCGGTGTAGTGCAGACCCCCGTCCGTGCCGCCCGTCATGTTCCAGAGGACCCAGGTGTCCATGTTGCCGAAGCACAGCTCGCCCGCGTCGGCTTTCGCACGTGCACCGTCGACGTTGTCGAGGATCCACTTCACCTTCGGTCCGGAAAAGTAGGTTGCCAGCGGCAGTCCGGTCGTAGCGGTGTATTTGTTTGCGTCACCGTCCCCGAGCGCCGTCACGATGCGGTCGGTGCGGGTGTCCTGCCAGACGATGGCGTTGTAGATCGGCTTGCCGCTGGAGCGATCCCATACCAACGTCGTCTCGCGCTGGTTCGTGATACCTACTGCGGCAATATCCTTGCCCGTCAGGTCGGCTGCGGCCATGGCACCTGCCGCTACGGCCCGAACGTTGTCCCAGATCTCCGATGCGTCGTGCTCGACCCATCCTGCCTGCGGAAAGATCTGTCGATGCTCTTTCTGATCGGAAGCGATGACGGTGCCCGCGTGATCGAAGATCATGCATCGTGAGGACGTCGTTCCTTGGTCGATCGCAGCGATGTACTGACCTGTCGAGTCGGTCATGACTTCTCTCCTGATGTCTGGTTTGTCGATAGTTCCGGCAGCCGTGATGGCGCCTCGGGCACCGAACCTTCTTGCTTGCGCAGGCTCTTGCCGATGAGCAGGTCGTACAAGAACACTCCTAGAGGTCCGCCTACCAGAGGCCCGACGATCGGGACCCAGAAGTACAGGCCTCCGTACTGATCACGCCACGCTCCACCGTATCCGGTGAAGAACGACGCCAGGCGAGGTCCGAAATCTCGGGCGGGATTGATCGCGTAGCCCGCATTGGTCGCCCACGCGAAACCGATTCCGACGACGATGAGGCCGACGATGAACGGCGCCAAGTTGGCCATCGGAGCGGTACCGAGCGAATCCGTCACCGCCACAATCAAGAACAGCAGAATTGCGGTGCCGATGATCTGGTCGATCAGCGCTGAGCTCACACTGACCGGCAGCGTTCCGTTGCCCGGCAACGTCGAGAAGATCGTTTGCGTGGCGGTGGTGTGGCCGGGATCGATCGCGTTGATCATGTCGTCGTAGTTCCACCGCACGAGTAGGGCGCCGACGAATGCGCCTGCAGTCTGCGCCAGAACGTAGGGCGCCACCCTCCGCCACTCGAACCCACGAAAAAGTGCGAACGCAAATGTCACAGCGGGATTCAGATGCGCGCCGGTGATTCGGCCTGCGACGTAGATGCCGAACATCACTCCCAGGCCCCACGCCCAGGCAATGGAATCGTGGCCACCGAGGCTGCCGTCGGCGCCGCCCGAGACAACCTGTGCCACGACACCTGTGCCGAAAAGGATCAAGACCATCGTGCCGGCGAACTCGGCAGCCATCTGCGCCGGTAAACCCCACTCCGCATCCTTACGCGTCATCTCCGAGCCTCCAAAACGTTAGTGATGCACGCCACATTGCGTGCGATCCCCACGGTAGGTGCCTTGCACTACGTTTCAAAGCCCGTGCACATATGTGCAATGTCGCGCCCTACACTGCACTGTGTGCCCGACGGACGACCTCTCCCAGAATCCGATCTACGAATCGGCCAAGCCACGCAGGCCGCCCGGTTGTACTACTTCCAGGACTTGACGATGGCGGCCATCGGTCGTGAGCTGGGCGTATCTCGTTCGACAGTCTCGCGGCTTATCACGTTCGCACGGGCGTCAGGACTCGTGGAAATCAAAGTTTCGACGCCGCTCGGTCAGGCACCCCGTATCGAGCAAGCATTCGCCGATCGCTACGACATTCGTGCACACGTGGTCCCCGTATCGGAAATCGTCGACGACTTGCAGCGTCTCGATCGCGTCGCCACGTTCGCGGGTCGGTTGCTGACGTCGTATTTCGAGTCGGACATGGTGATGGGAGTCGCGTGGGGAACCACCGTCAGCGCGGTCAGCCGCAAGCTCGCTCCCAAACGCACCCACAATTCGCACGTCGTACAACTCAACGGGGCAGCCAATACCCGCACAACAGGAGTGTCCTACGCGAGCGACATCATCAAGAACTTCGCCGATGCGTACGGCGCTGTGGCGCAGGGCTTTCCGGTCCCGGCGTTCTTCGACTACCCCGAAACGCGAGCTCATCTGTGGCGCGAGCGAAGCATCAAGCGTGTCCTCGAGTTACAGGACCGAATGCATCTGGCGGTCTTCTCCATCGGCGTAGTCAGCGGCGCGGTACCCAGCCACGTCTACAGCGCGGGATATCTCGAACGGCGTGATCACGCCGCACTCGAACGTGACGGCGTCGTCGGTGACATCGCAACAGTGTTTCTGCGATCCGATGGCAGCTACGACCGAATCGCCCTCAACGACCGATCCAGCGGACCCAGCCTCGATCGACTCAAGGCGGTCCCCCGACGGCTGTGCATCATTGCCGGTGAGTCCAAACTCGATGCGCTGAACGCGGCCCTGAAAGGCGGCTTGATCACCGATCTTGTCATCGACGACATCAGTGCCGCGGAGTTGATATTGCGCTCGCCCTGATGCATCCGAGGTGTCAGAACTCCTCGTACACGTCCGGGTCCTGACCCCAGATCCGCCCGCGCTCCAAACCGGAGATGGCTACCATCTCGTCGTCGGTCAGTTCGAAGCCGAAGATGTCCAAGTTCTGCTTCTGTCGATCCGGATTCGAGGATTTGGGCAGCGGTACCGCACCCAGCTGGATGTGCCACCGCAGGACCACCTGGCCTTCGGAGACACCGTGCGCTGCCGCCGCCTCGGCCACCGGTGGCGCTGTCAGCAGTTCAGATCCGCGTCCGAGCGGGCTCCAACTTTCGGTGACGATGCCGTGCTCGGCGTGGTATGCCCGCAGATCTGCCTGCGGAAAATAAGGATGAAGTTCGATCTGGTTGACAGACGGAACCACCGATGTCTCCGAAACGAGCCGATCGAGATGCGCGGCAGTGAAATTCGATACGCCGATGGACCTGACCACACCCTCTTTCTGGAGGTCGATCATTGCGCGCCACGTGTCGATGTAGTTGTCCACCTTGGGCAACGGCCAGTGGATCAGCAGAAGATCGATGTAGTCGACTCCGAGATTGTCGAGCGATGTCCGCGCGGATTCCTTGGCCTCGTCGTAACCGTGAAGTCGCCCGGGGATCTTCGTCGTGATCAGGATGTCCTCGCGCGGAACGCTCGACGCAGCGACTGCCCGCCCCACACCTGGTTCGGTTTCGTACCGAAGAGCGGTGTCGATGAGTCGATAGCCCGAGCTCAACGCTGCCGTCACCGTCGCCGCCATGTCTTCGCCTTCGGACTGCACAGTCCCAAGACCGATGACGGGAAGAGCGGTTCCGTCGTTCAGAGTGACAGTCGGTGTCATGTGTTCCTCCAGAAAGTGTGTCAGTATTCGACGGTAACCTTGCGGCCACCGTCGTTCATCGATTCCACCAGAGCGTCCGCGACGAGCCCAGCGCGAAGCCCGGCCTCCGCGTCGGCGAGGGTCGACGGCCGTCCCTGCTCGATCGAGTCGACCCACTCCTGCAGTTCGAGTCGATACGCCTCGGCGTATCGCGGTATCCAGTCGAGCGGGTAGTCGATGGAACGACGAAGCCCACTGTCGACGATGACGTGCGCCGGAACTGCGAATGATGCAACACCGTCCTCGCCGACGATCTCGCACCGGGTGTCGTAACCGTAGCGCGCATTGACGAAGAGTTCGAGTGTGATCAGGACGTCGGATTCGGTGCGCAGCAACATGATCTGTGGATCCTGGCGGATCCCCGAGTGCTTCGAGGTACGTCCCGCATGCCAGCTGACCTCGGTGATCGGCGATCCCAGAAGCCACGGCATGATGTCGAGTTCGTGTATCGCGGAGTTGGTGATGGTTGCCGACGAGTCACCGGGGCCGGCCTGCACGTTTCTGCTGACGCAATGCGCAACGAGCCTTTCGCCGATTCGCTCCACGGCTGCCGCGCGCTCGAGCTCGGCGTACGCCGGATCGAATCTCCGCATGAATCCGACGGTGATCAGATCTCGATCACCCTGGGCAGCAATGATGCCGCGACACTCCACTGCGGTAGGCGCGAGGGGTTTCTCGCACAGCACCGGCTTGTTCGCAGCAAGTGCGGCATGAACCAGTTCAGCGTGCGTCGAGTCGTGCGAGGCGACGATGACGGCGTCGACGCCCTCGTCGGCGATCAACGCGAATCCGTCTGCGGCAACTGATGCGCCACGCAATTCGGCGGCGATCGACGATGCGCGTCCAGCATCGAAGTCGGCGACGGCGGAGACCTCCGCACCCGAAATCGAACCGTTGATCTTACGAGCGTGGTCGGCTCCCATGATGCCGACACCGATGATTCCGACGCGCACTGTCATGCATTGAGTATGACATCCGATTGTCCAGACAAAATTGATATTGCCGAGATACCTGCCGCCCGGGCCTCGGTCATTTCTCGCGCGCCGGAGGGTGCGGTGTGTTGAACCTCGTCAGCACCTGAATTCGGGACGGCTCACTGACTACGCCCGTGAAGCCGCCGCCTGTGAATCCGCCGCCCGCCTGCATGAGCAACCGACAGGCCAGCCGTGCGTCGGCACGGAGGTCGTGATGGAGAACCGCAGACAACGCGCCGGATCTCAACAACGTGCGGTTGTCGCTGTCGAGGTCGTGACCGATGAACACGCGGCACCGTCGCCCTGCGCGTGCGAATGCTCGGACCGCCCCGGCGTTTCCGCCACCGATGGAGTAGACGGCCTCGATTCCCCGATGCTCGGCGAGCGCCTGGTGAACCAGTCGTTCCACGGTCTCGTCACGTCCCTCACTGTGGGTGATCTCCACGACGCGCCTGCCCGCCGCGGCACCGCGCTCGGCACCCAACGCGCGCAGCGTGGTGCGGAATCCGATCTCACGTTCCCCTTCGTTGCGGAAGATATTGCTGGTCGAGATCACCAGAACGGACGAGTCGGCGTCGCCGAGCCAGCTGTCCACCAGATATGCCGCGGTTGCTCCCGCCGCACGATTGTCGATTCCCACGTAGTCCAGTCTCCTGCTGGCAGGAACATCGGTCACGTAGGTCACAACCGGAATTCCTTTGTCGACCAGGCGGTCGAGGGCGACGATCACGTCCGGATCATCCGGCGCTTTGACTATCACTCCCTGGGATCCGCGGCTGGTGAACTTTCCGAGCGTCTCTACCATCGCCGCAACGGACTCGGTTTCTCTGAAGTGAAACCTGCACCGAACGACGGCGGGTGACAGCATCGGCAATTCCGCTTCCACTGCAGTCCTGAACTCGGCGGAGAATCTGGCGGGCGACTGCATGACGACGTCGAACAGGAACTTCCGACCATTGAGCCGCAGCTGGGATCGCTGCTTGTCGAGGTCGGAAATTGCTTGCTGCACTTCCGCTCTCGTGTCTGCGCGCACACCAGCGCGCTCGTGGAGCACCCTGTCGACCGTCGCCTCGCTCAGGCCTGCCTGCTGAGCTATCTCGCGGACCTTGTACCGATGAGTCACCGTCACCCCTGAGGTGTTTTTGATGGCATTTGCCGGTTGATACTACGGCAGGTACGGGTCAGACTCGAGGTTCGAGATTTCCTCACTCCGAATCAAGGACCACCACTGATGGGCGTAACCGTCGGCGTCATCGGCCTCGGCCGAATCGGCGCATTCCATTCCGAAACGTTGAGTACGCTCCCCGGCGTCGACGGCCTCGTCGTGACGGACGAACGGCCGACGGTGACCGAGTCCGTCGCAACGAAGCTCGGAGCAAAAGCAGTGGAGAGCGCTGCCGCAATGCTCGCCTCCGGGGTGGACGGCGTGGTCGTCGCAGCTGCGACCCCTGCGCACGCCGGATTGGTTCTCGCCTGCGTCGACGCCGGGATTCCGGTCTTCTGTGAGAAGCCGATCGCTGCGACACCGGCCGAGAGCCTCGCCGTCGTCGCGGGCATAGAGTCCAGTGGCGTCGAGGTTCAGATCGGGTACAACCGCCGATTCGCACCCGCGTTCGCTGCTGCCAAGAACGCCGCCGCATCGGGCGATCTCGGGTGGCTGCACACCGTTCGCTCCACGACGCTCGATCCCGCTCCCCCACCATTGGAGTACGTTGCGGTGTCCGGCGGCATCTTTCGCGATTGCAGCGTTCACGATTTCGACATCGTCCGCTGGATCGTCGGGCACGAGGTCACCGAGGTGTACGCCGCAGGATCCAACCAGGGCGACCCGAGATTCACCGAGTACGGCGACGTCGATACCGCCACCACCACGCTGACTTTCGAGAACGGCACTATCGGAGTCGTCTCCAACACGCGCTACAACGCCCGTGGCTACGACTGCCGCCTCGAGGTGCACGGCTCGCACGATGCCGTCGTCGC is part of the Rhodococcus sovatensis genome and encodes:
- a CDS encoding succinate dehydrogenase hydrophobic membrane anchor subunit; translation: MATTHGPEAKSLGKTYDRPASLDNPRSPRRKSRGNFEMYAWLFMRFSGLALVVLVLGHMFIMLMLDEGVHRINFAFVAGRWSSPFWQFWDLTMLWLAQLHGGNGLRTIIADYSRKDSTRFWLTTLLVLSMVLIMGLGTYVIFTFDPNISAS
- the sdhA gene encoding succinate dehydrogenase flavoprotein subunit; the encoded protein is MQEHRYDVLIVGAGGAGMRAAIEAGPQARTAVLTKLYPTRSHTGAAQGGMCAALANVEEDNWEWHTFDTVKGGDYLADQDAVEIMAKEAIDAVLDLEKMGLPFNRTPEGKIDQRRFGGHTRDHGKAPVRRACYAADRTGHMILQTLYQNCVKHDVEFYNEFYALDLCLTETDNGPVATGIIAYELSTGELHIFHAKSIVFATGGSGRMYKTTSNAHTLTGDGMGIVFRKGLPLEDMEFHQFHPTGLAGLGILISEAVRGEGGILRNESGERFMERYAPTIKDLAPRDIVARSMVLEVLEGRGGGPNKDYVYIDVTHIPEEVLDEKLPDIMEFSRTYLGVDPVKEPVPVYPTCHYVMGGIPTKINGEVLRTNDDHVPGLYAAGECACVSVHGANRLGTNSLLDINVFGRRAGIAAAKYANSVDFTPLPDEPAKMVQDWLELVLSDHGHERVADIRSELQQSMDNNASVFRTEERLETALKDVRALKERYNHITVQDKGARYNSDLLEAVELGFLLEMAEVTVVGALNRKESRGGHAREDYPDRNDAEYMKHTMAYKEGVGLLTDIRLEYKPVIQTRYEPMERKY
- a CDS encoding succinate dehydrogenase iron-sulfur subunit, which encodes MSAPTLDKADQSPDLPVPNGSVMVTLKIARFNPESGDGQRWDSFQVPTLPTDRLLNLLHYVKGYLDGTLTFRRSCAHGVCGSDAMRINGVNRLACKVLMRDMLPKDSSKTLTITIEPIRGLPVEKDLIVDMEPFFDAFRAVKPFLMTTGNEPTRERIQSAADRARFDDTTKCILCACCTTSCPVYWSDGSYFGPAAIVNAHRFIFDSRDEGASERLDILNDVEGVWRCRTTFNCTDACPRGIQVTKAIQEVKRALLFAR
- a CDS encoding glycerol-3-phosphate dehydrogenase/oxidase — encoded protein: MSSTTTVLSPAARTESLARMESEELDILVIGGGVVGAGTALDAVTRGLKVGLLEARDYAAGTSSRSSKLFHGGLRYLEQFNFSLVFEALRERSLVLNTLCPHLARPVPFIYPLEKVIDRGYVGLGIGVYDVMGAGRGVPGHHKHLGKKKTLESFPSGKRSAIRGAVKFYEGQVDDARHTMMLARTAAAYGALCANSARVTGFIREDDKVVGVLACDLETGRAFEVRAKQVINAAGVWTDEVQQMVGGRGQFQVRASKGVHLVVPRNRINSATGIITRTEKSLLFVIPWGSHWIIGTTDTDWKLDLAHPAASRSDIDYILGHVNKLLADPLDRDDVVGVYAGLRPLLFGESDSTSTLSREHAVSSPVRGLTVIAGGKYTTYRVMAKDAVDSAVHGLERNVPKCVTESIPLVGADGYLGAYNSRSLTAERTGMRVSRIEHLLGRYGTLTTELLDMIERDPELGTPLESAPEYLRAEVVYAASHEGAQHLDDILTRRTRISIEVPDRGDAAAVEVARLVAPVLGWDDQHVSEEIEHYRLRVQAERDSQQELDDDTADAARLGAPDVRLGVSWPSRA
- the glpK gene encoding glycerol kinase GlpK, whose protein sequence is MTDSTGQYIAAIDQGTTSSRCMIFDHAGTVIASDQKEHRQIFPQAGWVEHDASEIWDNVRAVAAGAMAAADLTGKDIAAVGITNQRETTLVWDRSSGKPIYNAIVWQDTRTDRIVTALGDGDANKYTATTGLPLATYFSGPKVKWILDNVDGARAKADAGELCFGNMDTWVLWNMTGGTDGGLHYTDPTNASRTLLMDLDTLQWDEGICADMGIPVSMLPEIKSSSEVYGTGRERGPFRGVPIAGILGDQQAATFGQACLSPGEAKNTYGTGNFVLLNTGTEKVMSKNGLLTTVCYKIGDQPTIYALEGSIAVTGSLVQWLRDNLGMISDAADIETDARSVEDNGGAYFVPAFSGLFAPHWRADARGAIVGLTRFVNKGHLARAVLEATAYQTREVIEAMNADSGVDLEVLKVDGGMVVNELLMQFQADILGVDVVRPVVAETTALGAAYAAGLAVGYWASEEDIRENWAEDKTWTPSMDEDQRAKLYAGWKKAVTRTLDWVDEE
- a CDS encoding MIP/aquaporin family protein, whose amino-acid sequence is MTRKDAEWGLPAQMAAEFAGTMVLILFGTGVVAQVVSGGADGSLGGHDSIAWAWGLGVMFGIYVAGRITGAHLNPAVTFAFALFRGFEWRRVAPYVLAQTAGAFVGALLVRWNYDDMINAIDPGHTTATQTIFSTLPGNGTLPVSVSSALIDQIIGTAILLFLIVAVTDSLGTAPMANLAPFIVGLIVVGIGFAWATNAGYAINPARDFGPRLASFFTGYGGAWRDQYGGLYFWVPIVGPLVGGPLGVFLYDLLIGKSLRKQEGSVPEAPSRLPELSTNQTSGEKS
- a CDS encoding sugar-binding transcriptional regulator; amino-acid sequence: MPDGRPLPESDLRIGQATQAARLYYFQDLTMAAIGRELGVSRSTVSRLITFARASGLVEIKVSTPLGQAPRIEQAFADRYDIRAHVVPVSEIVDDLQRLDRVATFAGRLLTSYFESDMVMGVAWGTTVSAVSRKLAPKRTHNSHVVQLNGAANTRTTGVSYASDIIKNFADAYGAVAQGFPVPAFFDYPETRAHLWRERSIKRVLELQDRMHLAVFSIGVVSGAVPSHVYSAGYLERRDHAALERDGVVGDIATVFLRSDGSYDRIALNDRSSGPSLDRLKAVPRRLCIIAGESKLDALNAALKGGLITDLVIDDISAAELILRSP
- a CDS encoding aldo/keto reductase — its product is MTPTVTLNDGTALPVIGLGTVQSEGEDMAATVTAALSSGYRLIDTALRYETEPGVGRAVAASSVPREDILITTKIPGRLHGYDEAKESARTSLDNLGVDYIDLLLIHWPLPKVDNYIDTWRAMIDLQKEGVVRSIGVSNFTAAHLDRLVSETSVVPSVNQIELHPYFPQADLRAYHAEHGIVTESWSPLGRGSELLTAPPVAEAAAAHGVSEGQVVLRWHIQLGAVPLPKSSNPDRQKQNLDIFGFELTDDEMVAISGLERGRIWGQDPDVYEEF
- a CDS encoding Gfo/Idh/MocA family oxidoreductase — encoded protein: MTVRVGIIGVGIMGADHARKINGSISGAEVSAVADFDAGRASSIAAELRGASVAADGFALIADEGVDAVIVASHDSTHAELVHAALAANKPVLCEKPLAPTAVECRGIIAAQGDRDLITVGFMRRFDPAYAELERAAAVERIGERLVAHCVSRNVQAGPGDSSATITNSAIHELDIMPWLLGSPITEVSWHAGRTSKHSGIRQDPQIMLLRTESDVLITLELFVNARYGYDTRCEIVGEDGVASFAVPAHVIVDSGLRRSIDYPLDWIPRYAEAYRLELQEWVDSIEQGRPSTLADAEAGLRAGLVADALVESMNDGGRKVTVEY